The following proteins are encoded in a genomic region of Alphaproteobacteria bacterium:
- a CDS encoding twin transmembrane helix small protein, producing MSTFLAICMIGAMAAVLAVLLIGILALAKGGEFNRKWGNKLMRARVILQFLALALFALAAINWKK from the coding sequence ATGAGCACATTCCTCGCCATTTGCATGATCGGCGCCATGGCGGCGGTGCTGGCGGTTCTTCTTATCGGCATTTTGGCGCTGGCCAAGGGCGGGGAGTTCAACCGCAAATGGGGCAACAAGCTCATGCGCGCCCGCGTCATCCTGCAGTTTCTTGCCTTGGCGCTGTTCGCGCTGGCGGCCATAAACTGGAAAAAGTGA
- a CDS encoding M23 family metallopeptidase — translation MRRASLNGKSRGAAFFVAAAEILAVAATGCDERETQNAKPSWVGPINTQADPGANAVPSAHTASVPVIVPGAASDSSDPVDGMLRRQPEYIPLILENARGYTLDPHMLAAQLWSEAPNGVAQGGDSAAFVAARAAHMAELLKAQGGDAEKALAAYRIGEKNVDKAVRIHGKSWRNALPADARDYVTAMMKYTLRMSHELLKEMGKTERIRDGYLTNEAALAAASGAGVENPFLGCVTPLADVMRYTSLFRIQDHATAPRMHFGADMKQIQGTPVRAPASGVLCKIAEDAGYGTMAEICHAGGVSTVYGHLDGFAEGLKLGTVIPAGSVFAYVGMTGEATGYHLHFEARENGAPTDFKRLPCLSSPVPPKDPAGGAKVLVALKP, via the coding sequence ATGCGCCGCGCTTCGCTTAACGGCAAAAGCCGCGGAGCGGCTTTTTTCGTCGCCGCTGCCGAGATTTTGGCCGTTGCCGCCACCGGCTGCGACGAACGCGAAACGCAAAATGCAAAACCGTCCTGGGTAGGGCCGATTAATACGCAAGCCGATCCAGGCGCGAACGCTGTCCCAAGCGCGCACACCGCTTCCGTTCCCGTTATTGTCCCTGGCGCTGCTTCCGATTCCAGCGATCCCGTCGATGGCATGCTGCGCAGGCAGCCTGAATATATTCCCCTCATTCTGGAAAACGCGCGCGGCTATACGCTCGATCCCCACATGCTGGCGGCGCAGCTTTGGTCTGAAGCGCCCAACGGCGTCGCGCAGGGAGGCGACAGCGCGGCCTTTGTCGCCGCCCGCGCCGCGCATATGGCGGAACTGCTCAAGGCGCAGGGCGGCGATGCCGAGAAGGCGCTTGCCGCCTATCGCATAGGGGAAAAAAACGTCGATAAAGCCGTGAGGATTCACGGCAAATCCTGGCGTAACGCTCTTCCCGCCGACGCGCGCGATTACGTCACCGCCATGATGAAATATACGCTGCGGATGTCGCATGAATTGCTCAAGGAAATGGGAAAGACCGAGCGCATCAGGGACGGATATTTGACGAACGAAGCCGCGCTTGCCGCGGCTTCGGGCGCGGGTGTCGAGAATCCGTTTCTCGGCTGCGTGACGCCGCTGGCGGATGTCATGCGCTATACTTCTCTTTTCCGCATTCAAGATCATGCCACCGCGCCGCGCATGCATTTCGGCGCGGACATGAAACAGATTCAGGGCACGCCGGTAAGAGCCCCGGCAAGCGGCGTGCTATGCAAAATTGCCGAGGATGCCGGCTATGGAACGATGGCCGAAATTTGCCATGCCGGCGGGGTATCGACCGTATACGGCCATCTGGATGGATTTGCCGAAGGGCTGAAATTGGGGACGGTCATTCCCGCCGGAAGCGTTTTCGCCTATGTCGGCATGACCGGTGAGGCGACGGGCTATCATCTGCATTTCGAGGCGCGCGAAAACGGCGCGCCGACGGATTTCAAGCGGCTTCCATGCTTGTCGTCCCCGGTGCCGCCGAAAGACCCCGCCGGCGGCGCTAAAGTTCTCGTAGCCCTCAAACCGTAA
- a CDS encoding peptidoglycan DD-metalloendopeptidase family protein, which yields MCQFIPSTAAAYGMTVQDAMDPKKCIPAQARLMAYLLDKYDGSADKALAGYNSGEGGVQRATAAARASGRNWQDHVPDETKGYLGRITKLYGTYASAMNNASFQNSAGVAAAEPPSQGYLANILPQGAPNFAQAAGAMPSEIAKAFDGVQGDGLSPKNNGYARRSGVIYKRMSESEINALPFGQALRVEDNRVFNQYAGKPTGEHASVGEAKPMFPNGRSPDGRLYVTVFADNHPPEPGNPRVHWGGEVFVQVWPAPGSNLNQSLQAAKTEVTASNVAIAGDSLAEGYRDAAPGVLGAKTASEALVSQNPKTVLGFVEKMGREGRMRENLILSTGASNGVSQIEEYVPKQIAAARAGGAKNIVIIGVGDRDDIKGANPALERIAREQGVLFSGPLVGLDGGHVHPTPQNYPVNLQVAIAKLRGIAVAAPVASEPAVSAPVASVAPYGASPYAAVPNNNASGARIASPLPPGSVMDTHGFGEARPGHMHVGTDLVAAKDTPVSAIGSGVICGDTDGPDGGASGFGRMIKVCHGGGIASIYAHLDRDAMPRPGSLLNRPVRPGDVIGYVGKTGNAAQPGMPYHLHLEVRHNNQPINPAPYLSLAGVRQFRNYAVRFNSPNQS from the coding sequence TTGTGCCAGTTCATCCCTTCGACCGCCGCGGCCTACGGCATGACCGTGCAGGATGCGATGGATCCCAAGAAATGCATTCCGGCGCAGGCGCGCCTGATGGCCTATCTGCTCGATAAATACGACGGCAGCGCCGACAAGGCGCTAGCCGGCTATAATTCGGGCGAAGGCGGCGTTCAACGCGCCACGGCTGCGGCGCGCGCATCGGGCCGCAATTGGCAAGATCATGTTCCAGACGAAACCAAGGGCTATCTCGGGCGCATCACCAAGCTTTACGGAACCTATGCGTCCGCGATGAACAATGCCTCGTTTCAGAATTCCGCCGGGGTCGCCGCCGCCGAGCCGCCGAGCCAGGGCTATCTGGCGAATATCCTGCCGCAGGGCGCGCCGAATTTTGCGCAGGCGGCAGGCGCGATGCCGTCCGAAATCGCCAAGGCTTTCGACGGCGTGCAGGGTGACGGCCTCAGCCCGAAGAATAACGGGTACGCGCGCCGCAGCGGCGTGATTTACAAGCGGATGAGCGAGAGCGAGATCAACGCCCTTCCGTTCGGACAGGCTCTTCGCGTCGAGGACAACCGGGTTTTCAACCAATACGCCGGCAAGCCCACGGGCGAGCATGCTTCCGTCGGGGAAGCCAAGCCGATGTTCCCCAATGGCCGCAGCCCCGACGGACGGCTTTATGTCACCGTCTTTGCCGACAACCACCCCCCCGAACCCGGTAATCCGCGCGTGCACTGGGGCGGCGAGGTATTCGTCCAGGTCTGGCCCGCGCCCGGCTCTAATCTCAACCAGAGTCTCCAGGCGGCCAAGACGGAAGTCACGGCGTCCAATGTCGCCATCGCCGGCGACAGTCTGGCCGAAGGCTATCGCGACGCGGCGCCGGGCGTTCTCGGCGCGAAAACCGCCAGCGAAGCTCTTGTGAGCCAAAACCCGAAGACGGTTCTCGGCTTCGTCGAGAAAATGGGTCGGGAAGGCCGGATGCGGGAGAATTTGATCTTGTCGACCGGCGCGAGCAACGGCGTTTCCCAGATCGAGGAATATGTTCCGAAGCAGATCGCTGCGGCCCGCGCCGGCGGCGCGAAGAACATCGTCATCATCGGCGTCGGCGACCGCGACGACATCAAGGGCGCCAACCCCGCTTTGGAGCGCATCGCGCGCGAGCAAGGCGTGCTGTTTTCCGGGCCGCTGGTCGGGCTTGACGGCGGCCATGTGCATCCGACGCCGCAAAATTATCCGGTCAATCTGCAGGTCGCGATTGCCAAACTCCGGGGCATCGCCGTCGCCGCGCCTGTTGCTTCCGAACCCGCCGTCAGCGCGCCTGTCGCCAGTGTCGCCCCTTACGGCGCTTCGCCTTATGCCGCTGTGCCCAATAACAACGCTTCGGGCGCGCGCATCGCATCGCCGCTGCCGCCGGGGTCCGTTATGGATACCCATGGCTTCGGCGAAGCTCGCCCCGGCCATATGCATGTGGGCACTGATCTTGTGGCGGCGAAAGACACGCCGGTTTCCGCGATCGGCAGCGGCGTCATATGCGGCGACACAGACGGGCCGGATGGCGGCGCGAGCGGCTTTGGCCGGATGATCAAGGTCTGCCACGGCGGCGGCATAGCTTCGATTTACGCCCATCTGGATCGCGATGCCATGCCGCGGCCCGGCAGCCTTCTTAACCGTCCGGTGCGTCCCGGCGACGTGATCGGCTACGTCGGCAAGACCGGCAACGCCGCCCAGCCCGGCATGCCATATCATTTGCATCTCGAAGTGCGGCACAACAACCAGCCGATCAATCCCGCGCCTTATTTGAGCCTGGCGGGTGTGCGGCAATTCCGCAATTACGCGGTGCGGTTCAATTCGCCGAACCAGAGTTAG
- a CDS encoding fused MFS/spermidine synthase, with protein sequence MSFDPRSRTAIHWLAATAGLAALSWEVIWQIKSTLALGVSAWGTALTLAVTMGGMSIGSVLMGRALKGKVIARPVRLYGVLELVTGVAGLFLNAAFRAVENLDTQVYASAPESASLVHILGIAAALGVPTICMGATLPVLGLVARQFRTSIAVLYGLNTMGAAAGAMFAAFLLIPQFGVTHASWLVAAINMAVGIFAWLLGPGAPVVDEESDRPRFHPQLKPAAEAMIVLATGFATFALEVAWFRSLTSAFHSTTEAFAVMLAAVLAGLGLAAGLAPTFKRMKAPLGSLVGWAGILVLLVTPLVERFDRVVYFDLQPVSLNWFFMTFFVIGAPVMLLGVALPWILDDQNSPRKWGVLYAFNTFAAIVGSLAAAWLLLPTIGFARTAWLAGIVVAAAGITAAPRRSRLFLCASAVMALAIAFVFESGVGRTRVQGHLAYDATKDHKPNSVTKILEFYEGPEATVAAVDYATGGRGLVIDGFVAAAQHGAEEIAYARYMAWMGHLPMLLHPDPKDALVICFGTGQTLNAVRQENPASLDIVDINPRVLKLAHNFPANQGVLEDPRVRKIVMDGRAYMRRADKMYDVITLEPMPPNFAGVNALYSREFYQLARKKLRPHGMIAQWVPFHIVGPHYAASIVKTFQEAFPNAIMWLSQPGRTGIILGSMDENPPLGTAWPGFARAGVRDMGEDEIIQAMQLDREGVRRFGASGEIITDDNQLLAYGKSVDAYYAPSSQLDENFARMEQAKTADGTQ encoded by the coding sequence ATGTCCTTTGACCCCAGATCGCGCACCGCCATTCACTGGCTTGCCGCCACCGCCGGCCTTGCGGCCTTGTCGTGGGAAGTCATATGGCAGATCAAATCGACGCTGGCGCTGGGCGTATCGGCCTGGGGCACGGCGCTCACGCTCGCGGTGACGATGGGCGGGATGAGCATCGGCTCCGTTCTGATGGGGCGGGCGCTTAAGGGCAAGGTCATCGCGCGCCCGGTTCGCCTGTATGGCGTGCTTGAATTGGTGACGGGCGTCGCGGGGCTTTTTCTGAATGCCGCGTTCCGGGCCGTCGAGAATCTCGATACCCAGGTTTACGCCAGCGCGCCGGAAAGCGCTTCGCTTGTGCATATACTCGGCATCGCCGCCGCGCTCGGCGTTCCGACGATATGCATGGGCGCGACGCTGCCCGTGCTCGGACTCGTCGCCAGGCAATTCCGCACGTCGATTGCGGTATTATATGGCTTGAATACGATGGGCGCCGCTGCCGGAGCCATGTTTGCGGCATTCCTGCTGATTCCGCAATTTGGCGTCACTCATGCATCCTGGCTCGTCGCCGCCATCAACATGGCCGTGGGGATTTTCGCCTGGCTGTTGGGGCCGGGCGCGCCCGTGGTGGACGAAGAATCCGATCGCCCGCGTTTCCATCCGCAGCTTAAGCCGGCGGCTGAAGCGATGATCGTGCTGGCGACGGGATTCGCCACCTTCGCGCTCGAAGTCGCATGGTTCCGGTCGCTGACATCCGCGTTCCACAGCACCACGGAGGCCTTCGCGGTCATGCTGGCCGCCGTGCTGGCGGGGCTTGGGCTGGCGGCAGGGCTTGCCCCGACATTCAAGCGTATGAAAGCGCCGCTGGGCTCGCTGGTGGGCTGGGCAGGAATCCTCGTTCTTCTGGTCACGCCGCTGGTCGAACGTTTCGACCGTGTCGTGTATTTCGATCTGCAGCCGGTTTCTCTGAATTGGTTTTTCATGACGTTTTTCGTGATCGGCGCTCCCGTCATGCTTCTCGGCGTCGCGCTGCCCTGGATCCTCGACGATCAGAATTCTCCGCGAAAATGGGGCGTTCTTTACGCGTTCAATACTTTTGCCGCCATCGTGGGGTCGCTGGCGGCGGCATGGCTGCTGCTGCCCACGATCGGATTCGCGCGAACCGCATGGCTTGCCGGAATCGTGGTGGCCGCCGCCGGAATCACGGCCGCGCCGCGCCGGAGCAGGCTGTTCTTGTGCGCATCCGCCGTCATGGCGCTGGCCATAGCTTTCGTCTTTGAATCGGGCGTAGGAAGAACGCGCGTGCAGGGCCATCTCGCTTACGACGCGACCAAGGATCATAAGCCGAACAGCGTCACCAAAATTCTGGAGTTTTATGAGGGGCCGGAGGCGACGGTCGCGGCGGTCGATTATGCCACCGGCGGGCGCGGCCTGGTGATCGACGGTTTCGTTGCCGCCGCGCAGCACGGCGCGGAAGAAATAGCTTATGCCCGCTATATGGCGTGGATGGGGCATCTGCCGATGCTGCTGCATCCCGATCCCAAGGACGCGCTGGTGATCTGTTTCGGCACCGGGCAGACCCTGAACGCCGTGCGCCAGGAAAATCCGGCGTCGCTCGATATCGTCGATATCAATCCCCGCGTCTTAAAGCTCGCGCATAATTTTCCCGCCAATCAGGGCGTTCTCGAGGACCCCAGGGTCCGCAAGATCGTCATGGACGGCCGGGCTTATATGCGCCGCGCGGACAAGATGTACGATGTCATCACGCTTGAGCCGATGCCGCCGAACTTCGCGGGAGTCAACGCGCTCTATTCCAGGGAGTTTTACCAGCTTGCGCGGAAAAAGCTCAGGCCTCACGGGATGATCGCGCAATGGGTGCCGTTCCACATTGTGGGGCCTCATTATGCCGCTTCGATCGTGAAGACGTTCCAGGAGGCGTTTCCGAACGCGATTATGTGGCTTTCTCAGCCCGGGAGAACCGGCATTATCCTCGGTTCGATGGATGAAAATCCGCCGCTCGGGACGGCATGGCCGGGTTTCGCGCGGGCAGGCGTCCGGGATATGGGCGAAGATGAGATCATCCAGGCCATGCAGCTGGATAGGGAAGGAGTCCGGCGCTTCGGCGCGTCCGGCGAGATCATTACCGATGACAACCAGTTGCTCGCCTATGGCAAGTCCGTGGATGCCTATTACGCGCCCAGCAGCCAGCTTGACGAGAACTTCGCTCGGATGGAACAGGCGAAAACGGCGGACGGCACTCAGTAA
- the groL gene encoding chaperonin GroEL (60 kDa chaperone family; promotes refolding of misfolded polypeptides especially under stressful conditions; forms two stacked rings of heptamers to form a barrel-shaped 14mer; ends can be capped by GroES; misfolded proteins enter the barrel where they are refolded when GroES binds), whose protein sequence is MAAKEIKFQENARNDMLVGVNMLADTVKVTLGPRGRNVVIEKSFGAPKITKDGVSVAKEIELPNKFQNMGAQMLREVASKTGDGAGDGTTTATVLAQAIVNEGAKAVAAGMNPMDLKRGIESAVEAVVEDLKSRSKKVGSNAEIAQVGTISANGDKEIGAMIAKAMEKVGNEGVITVEENKSLETELDVVEGMQFDRGYLSPYFITNAEKMVCELENPYILLHEKKLSGLQPLLPILETVVQSGRPLLIVAEEVEGEALATLVVNKLRGGLKVAAVKAPGFGDRRKSMLEDMAVLTGGQVVSEDLGIKLENVTMDMLGTAKKVRIDKDNTVVIDGAGKKKDIEARCTQIRAQIEETSSDYDREKLQERLAKLAGGVAVIRVGGATEIEVKERKDRVDDAMHATRAAVEEGIVAGGGAALLYATRAIEKLRVSNDDQRRGVDIIRRALQAPIRQISENAGVDGSVIVGRMLDQADTNFGFDAQKVDYCDMVKSGIIDPTKVVRSALQNAASVAGLLIMTEAMIAEKPKKESAGGGHGGGMGGGGMGDMDF, encoded by the coding sequence ATGGCAGCCAAGGAAATTAAATTTCAGGAAAACGCGCGCAACGACATGCTCGTCGGCGTCAATATGCTGGCCGATACGGTCAAAGTGACGTTGGGGCCGCGTGGCCGCAATGTCGTGATCGAAAAGTCGTTCGGCGCGCCGAAGATCACCAAGGACGGCGTCAGCGTCGCCAAGGAGATCGAGCTTCCCAACAAGTTCCAGAACATGGGCGCGCAGATGCTGCGTGAAGTCGCCAGCAAGACCGGCGACGGCGCGGGCGACGGCACCACCACCGCGACGGTGCTGGCGCAGGCGATCGTGAACGAAGGCGCCAAGGCCGTTGCGGCCGGCATGAACCCGATGGACCTCAAGCGCGGCATCGAATCCGCCGTCGAAGCGGTCGTCGAAGACCTCAAGAGCCGCTCGAAGAAAGTCGGCAGCAACGCGGAAATCGCCCAGGTCGGCACCATTTCCGCCAATGGCGACAAGGAAATCGGCGCGATGATCGCCAAGGCGATGGAAAAAGTCGGCAATGAAGGCGTCATCACGGTCGAGGAAAACAAGAGCCTCGAAACCGAACTCGATGTCGTCGAAGGCATGCAGTTCGACCGCGGCTATCTCAGCCCCTATTTCATCACCAACGCCGAGAAGATGGTGTGCGAGCTGGAGAACCCCTACATCCTCCTGCACGAAAAGAAGCTTTCCGGCCTGCAGCCTTTGCTGCCGATCCTGGAAACCGTGGTGCAGTCGGGCCGTCCGCTGCTCATCGTCGCCGAAGAAGTCGAAGGCGAGGCGCTTGCCACGCTCGTCGTCAACAAGCTGCGCGGCGGGCTTAAAGTGGCCGCCGTCAAGGCTCCCGGCTTCGGCGATCGCCGCAAGTCGATGCTCGAAGACATGGCGGTCCTCACCGGCGGCCAGGTCGTTTCCGAAGACCTCGGCATCAAGCTTGAAAACGTCACCATGGACATGCTCGGCACCGCCAAGAAGGTGCGGATCGACAAGGACAACACCGTCGTCATCGACGGCGCTGGCAAGAAGAAGGACATCGAAGCCCGCTGCACCCAGATCAGGGCGCAGATCGAGGAGACTTCCTCGGACTACGACCGCGAGAAGCTCCAGGAGCGTCTGGCCAAGCTCGCGGGCGGCGTCGCGGTCATCCGCGTCGGCGGTGCGACCGAGATCGAAGTGAAAGAGCGCAAGGATCGCGTTGACGACGCGATGCATGCGACTCGCGCTGCGGTCGAAGAAGGCATCGTCGCCGGCGGCGGCGCTGCGCTGCTCTATGCCACCAGGGCGATCGAAAAGCTGCGCGTCAGCAATGACGACCAGCGCCGCGGGGTGGATATCATCCGCCGCGCGCTGCAGGCGCCGATCCGCCAGATTTCGGAAAATGCCGGAGTCGACGGTTCGGTCATTGTCGGGCGCATGCTCGATCAAGCCGATACCAATTTCGGCTTCGACGCGCAGAAGGTCGATTATTGCGACATGGTCAAGTCCGGCATCATCGACCCGACCAAGGTCGTTCGCTCGGCGCTGCAGAACGCGGCGTCGGTCGCGGGCCTGCTCATCATGACGGAAGCGATGATTGCCGAGAAGCCGAAGAAGGAATCGGCTGGCGGCGGTCATGGCGGCGGCATGGGCGGCGGCGGCATGGGCGACATGGATTTCTAA
- a CDS encoding co-chaperone GroES — translation MKFRPLQDRVVVKRIKDEDRSKGGIIIPDTVKEKPSEGEVLAVGPGARDENGKFLPMDVKAGDRVLFGKWSGTEVKLDGEDLLIMKESDIMGVIEGKTQRKAA, via the coding sequence ATGAAATTCCGTCCCCTGCAGGACCGCGTGGTCGTCAAGCGCATCAAGGATGAAGATCGCAGCAAAGGCGGCATCATCATTCCCGATACCGTCAAGGAAAAGCCTTCGGAAGGCGAAGTGCTCGCCGTCGGTCCCGGTGCCCGCGACGAGAACGGCAAATTCCTTCCCATGGATGTCAAGGCGGGCGATCGCGTCCTGTTCGGCAAATGGTCGGGCACGGAAGTGAAGCTCGATGGCGAAGACCTCCTCATCATGAAGGAATCCGACATCATGGGCGTGATCGAGGGCAAGACGCAGCGCAAAGCCGCCTAA
- a CDS encoding Usg family protein codes for MAELIRQLENYRLTTAEIIYHMPDHPSLLQSYIWQDLDMAPRFPCLKKFLHFWETHLEGKLYTVKVAHHALISPGEFAYADGELVLH; via the coding sequence ATGGCTGAATTGATCCGGCAATTGGAAAATTACCGCCTGACCACGGCGGAAATCATCTACCACATGCCCGACCACCCCTCCCTGCTGCAAAGCTATATCTGGCAAGACCTCGACATGGCCCCCAGATTTCCCTGCCTGAAAAAATTCCTGCATTTCTGGGAAACCCATCTTGAGGGCAAGCTCTATACCGTCAAGGTCGCGCATCACGCGCTCATTTCTCCCGGCGAATTCGCTTATGCCGACGGAGAGCTGGTGCTGCATTAA